TTCTGACCTTTGGCCTGTCGCTGTTTCTCCAGTACGGCGCCTTGGTGACGGTCGGTCCCTACGAGATGACGCCAGGGTCGTTCTGGGAAGGATCGAAGCACATTATCGGCGACCTTTACCTCGGCGGCGACCGGTTGTTCGCGGCTGGCACCTCTGTGTTCCTGATCGGAGCCACCTTGTTCTTCATTTACGGCACCTGGACCGGTCGAGCGCTCATGGCCACGGCACAGAATCGGGTCGGCTCGACCATCGTCGGTATTAACACGGTCAGGATGAACATCACTGCAATGGCACTCGCCGGCCTTCTCGCCGGTGCGGCCGGCGCTCTGCTGGCACCGGTTTTTCTGGTCTACCCCGACGTCGGTCAGATCCCTGTGATCAAGGGCTTTGTAATCATCGTTCTGGGCGGCATGGGCTCGATTCTAGGTGCAGTAATTGCAGCCGTTATCCTCGGCTTAGTGGAGAGTCTGGGTTCGGTATACTTCTCGGTCGCCTACCGTGACGTGTTCGCGTTCCTCGTCCTGATCGGGGTGCTACTTTTTCGACCTCACGGGTTGTTAGGGCAGAAGGCGCGCCGAGTATGACTCGCTTCGAAAAGACGACTTGCGTAC
This portion of the Gammaproteobacteria bacterium genome encodes:
- a CDS encoding branched-chain amino acid ABC transporter permease; translated protein: MDYYILAQVINGVIFGLIYALIALGLTVVFSIMRVVNFSHGEFYMLGGYALYALTAGAVTLFSIPLILPTIVGLPLAMVAVAIFGILVERGLLRPVYTARMDRPEEYAIILTFGLSLFLQYGALVTVGPYEMTPGSFWEGSKHIIGDLYLGGDRLFAAGTSVFLIGATLFFIYGTWTGRALMATAQNRVGSTIVGINTVRMNITAMALAGLLAGAAGALLAPVFLVYPDVGQIPVIKGFVIIVLGGMGSILGAVIAAVILGLVESLGSVYFSVAYRDVFAFLVLIGVLLFRPHGLLGQKARRV